One window of Methanobacterium alkalithermotolerans genomic DNA carries:
- a CDS encoding CDP-2,3-bis-(O-geranylgeranyl)-sn-glycerol synthase, producing the protein MNPDIINILNMIAYVIYFMLPAYLANVSALTFGGGVPLDFGHDFRDGRRILGDGVTWRGTIIGTLIGTLIGLIQGIISGNILQGLLLGFTLGAGALLGDAAGSFIKRRLNISRGRPAPILDQLDFVVGALLLSSLIVPLEPVLILLVLLITIILHLSANILAYSMGIKEVWY; encoded by the coding sequence ATGAATCCAGATATAATCAATATTTTGAATATGATTGCCTATGTAATATACTTTATGCTGCCTGCTTATCTAGCAAATGTCAGTGCATTAACCTTTGGCGGTGGGGTTCCCCTTGACTTTGGACATGATTTTAGAGATGGTAGGAGAATATTAGGTGATGGTGTAACCTGGAGAGGAACCATTATAGGTACATTAATTGGAACTTTAATTGGTCTTATACAGGGAATAATTTCAGGAAATATTCTGCAGGGCCTGCTTTTAGGATTTACTTTAGGAGCCGGAGCGTTATTAGGAGATGCAGCAGGTAGTTTTATTAAGCGCCGGTTAAATATTAGTCGCGGAAGGCCCGCTCCGATATTAGATCAGTTAGATTTTGTGGTAGGTGCTTTGTTATTATCTTCTTTAATTGTGCCCCTGGAACCAGTTTTAATACTTTTAGTACTCTTAATTACCATCATACTCCATCTTTCTGCCAATATACTGGCCTATAGTATGGGGATTAAAGAGGTATGGTATTAA
- a CDS encoding hydantoinase/oxoprolinase family protein → MKIAGFDIGGANTDLAIIDFDTDGDMGNIHVDYCYLPMWEKKDELSHSLLKLLGDELNDIDAVGVCMTAELVDAYQTKREGVLDILKKVKNTFSVPLGFVGLEGILKPSQVFKDPLKVAAANWIATSQIAAIMDSDCIMVDVGSTTTDIIPIKNGSECAKGRSDLERLGTGELVYTGTLRSNVATITDKVPLDEGWFRVSSELFAISADVHNVLGNINPKDYICDTPDRAGKTSEDSMRRIARILCGDLDILSKSDIISICAYLHHKQTSNIAEAIQEVGDIEFMERVVATGLGMDVLASPAAQMARMNVVTMDEFLTPEECVVAPAVGTALMMEEFLQDQDFTSS, encoded by the coding sequence ATGAAGATTGCAGGATTTGACATAGGTGGAGCCAATACTGACCTGGCCATAATAGATTTTGATACTGACGGGGACATGGGAAATATCCATGTGGATTACTGCTACCTCCCTATGTGGGAAAAAAAAGACGAATTGAGTCATTCCCTTCTTAAACTTCTAGGGGACGAATTAAATGATATCGACGCTGTGGGAGTTTGCATGACTGCCGAACTGGTGGATGCTTATCAGACGAAACGTGAGGGAGTACTGGATATATTAAAAAAGGTAAAAAACACTTTTTCAGTACCTCTGGGTTTTGTAGGACTGGAAGGTATTCTGAAGCCTTCCCAGGTATTTAAAGATCCTTTGAAAGTAGCTGCTGCTAATTGGATTGCTACTTCACAGATAGCAGCTATAATGGATTCTGATTGTATAATGGTGGATGTAGGAAGTACCACTACTGACATAATACCTATTAAAAATGGTTCAGAATGTGCTAAGGGTAGATCTGACCTGGAAAGACTGGGAACAGGTGAACTGGTTTATACTGGAACCCTGCGGAGCAATGTGGCAACAATTACAGATAAAGTACCTCTGGATGAGGGATGGTTTCGGGTTTCTTCTGAACTTTTTGCCATTTCAGCTGATGTACATAACGTGCTGGGGAATATAAATCCCAAAGATTACATCTGTGATACTCCTGATCGGGCGGGAAAAACCAGTGAAGATTCTATGAGACGTATTGCACGAATACTTTGTGGAGATCTGGATATTTTGTCTAAATCTGATATAATTTCCATATGCGCATATTTACACCATAAACAGACGTCAAATATAGCAGAAGCCATACAAGAAGTAGGCGATATAGAATTTATGGAGAGGGTGGTTGCCACGGGCCTGGGAATGGATGTTCTGGCATCTCCAGCAGCACAAATGGCCCGGATGAATGTAGTAACCATGGATGAATTTCTAACTCCAGAGGAATGTGTGGTTGCACCTGCAGTGGGAACGGCTCTGATGATGGAGGAGTTCTTACAGGATCAGGATTTCACTTCCTCTTGA